A DNA window from Mucilaginibacter xinganensis contains the following coding sequences:
- a CDS encoding alpha-amylase family protein yields MYRRNFVKLSATAVAALLFSRVTYAGGSAALMNTPDEVWGQAGGDWFRLTRSGGKFNYNDVEVSIQPNSNASGVYVRSPSTALTGIRLKWKHQTNTSAKVLGDHWERTYGDVGWKTPDGNVKNPWYVLLNDDKHTACFGVKTGANTICWWAVNAGSIELTLDTHSGGSGVQLGTRKLHAADIVTTESAATENAFATATRFCKLMCDKPRLPKQPVYGINDWYFAYGNNSAKLIKETTALMAELVTDTGNRPFSVIDAGWAQYSPLLPGDGGWNEDFSKPNDKFKDMHQLGDDIKKLGMRPGLWMRPLCARHDEKASLLAPKIPGRDDPKSPVLDPTIPENIERIKHYFDVYKQWGYEMVKHDFSTDDITGRWGFQMRESITSPGWSFYDKTKTTAEIINHLYSAIRNAAGDDIYVIGCNTMSHLSAGQFELNRIGDDTSGKEWARVKKMGVNTMGFRLPQHNNFYAVDGDCVGLTTDISWERNKQWMQLLTESGAPLFISAQPEATGAAQKSFIKECFAKAAKVQPTGEPLDWLTNPFPSKWKLNNREVDFNWD; encoded by the coding sequence ATGTACAGACGTAATTTTGTAAAACTTTCCGCCACAGCCGTGGCTGCTTTATTGTTTAGCCGTGTAACTTATGCCGGCGGAAGTGCTGCATTAATGAACACTCCTGATGAAGTTTGGGGACAGGCTGGGGGCGATTGGTTCCGGCTCACACGCTCAGGAGGGAAATTTAATTATAACGACGTTGAAGTGAGCATACAACCTAACAGTAACGCCAGCGGCGTTTATGTCAGGTCGCCATCAACAGCACTAACCGGGATCCGCCTTAAATGGAAACACCAAACCAATACCTCTGCGAAAGTATTGGGTGACCACTGGGAACGCACCTACGGTGATGTGGGCTGGAAGACCCCTGATGGCAATGTTAAAAACCCATGGTATGTGTTATTGAATGATGATAAACACACAGCCTGCTTTGGCGTTAAAACCGGGGCAAATACCATTTGCTGGTGGGCGGTTAACGCGGGTAGTATTGAATTGACGCTTGACACCCATTCCGGTGGATCTGGCGTTCAACTGGGTACACGCAAATTACATGCCGCCGATATTGTTACAACCGAAAGCGCTGCAACAGAAAATGCATTTGCTACTGCAACGCGGTTTTGTAAGCTGATGTGCGATAAACCCCGGTTGCCCAAACAGCCGGTATATGGAATAAATGACTGGTACTTTGCTTATGGCAACAATTCGGCAAAGCTGATAAAGGAAACAACCGCACTAATGGCTGAATTAGTAACCGATACAGGTAACCGTCCGTTTTCGGTGATAGATGCCGGCTGGGCCCAATATTCACCTTTACTGCCAGGCGACGGTGGCTGGAACGAAGACTTTTCAAAACCAAATGATAAGTTTAAGGATATGCACCAGCTTGGCGACGACATAAAGAAACTGGGGATGCGCCCCGGTTTGTGGATGCGGCCATTGTGCGCAAGGCACGATGAAAAAGCCAGCCTTTTAGCACCTAAAATCCCGGGCCGCGATGATCCCAAAAGTCCGGTGCTCGATCCCACCATCCCGGAAAATATTGAGCGGATCAAACATTATTTCGACGTTTATAAACAATGGGGCTACGAGATGGTGAAGCATGATTTTTCCACCGATGATATCACCGGTCGCTGGGGCTTCCAGATGAGGGAAAGCATTACTTCGCCCGGATGGAGCTTTTACGATAAAACTAAAACCACAGCCGAGATCATCAATCACCTTTACAGTGCCATTCGTAACGCAGCCGGCGACGATATTTACGTGATAGGCTGTAATACCATGAGCCACCTTTCGGCAGGGCAATTTGAACTCAACCGCATCGGCGATGATACCAGTGGCAAAGAATGGGCGCGCGTAAAAAAAATGGGGGTAAATACCATGGGTTTCCGCTTGCCACAACACAATAATTTTTATGCTGTTGACGGCGATTGCGTGGGATTAACTACTGATATTTCGTGGGAGAGGAACAAACAATGGATGCAGCTGCTTACCGAAAGCGGAGCCCCGTTATTCATATCTGCCCAACCGGAAGCCACAGGTGCAGCTCAAAAGAGTTTTATAAAAGAATGCTTTGCCAAAGCAGCAAAAGTACAGCCGACCGGCGAGCCGCTCGATTGGCTGACCAACCCGTTCCCTTCCAAATGGAAATTAAACAACCGGGAGGTGGATTTTAACTGGGACTAA